Proteins encoded in a region of the Culicoidibacter larvae genome:
- the argF gene encoding ornithine carbamoyltransferase: protein MFNLRHKSFLRLTDFTPKEIRYLLDLSRDLKRAKYAGTEVQRLKGKNIVIIFEKDSTRTRCSFEVGAYDQGANVTYLGPSGSQFGKKESVADTARVLGRIYDGIEFRGFSQEAVEDLAKYSGVPVWNGLTDLAHPTQILADFLTIEEHLGRLKGVKFAFLGDGRNNMANSLMEGAALMGLDFRIIAPKELHPDPELVKECEAIAKENEAKIMITDDVDKGMEGVEVVYTDVWVSMGEPDEVWEQRIKMLKPYQVNKELMAKGAEKVLFMHCLPAFHDRFTEVGEKIYETYGLDGVEVTDEVFESKNSIVFDEAENRLHTIKAVMVATLGD, encoded by the coding sequence ATGTTTAATTTAAGACACAAAAGCTTTTTACGTTTAACAGACTTTACACCTAAAGAAATCCGTTATTTACTGGATTTATCTCGTGATTTAAAACGAGCTAAATATGCCGGAACTGAAGTTCAACGCTTGAAAGGCAAAAATATTGTTATCATTTTTGAAAAAGATTCAACTCGTACGCGTTGTTCATTTGAAGTTGGCGCGTATGACCAGGGTGCAAATGTAACATATTTAGGCCCTAGTGGTTCACAATTCGGTAAAAAAGAATCTGTTGCTGATACAGCTCGGGTTTTAGGACGAATTTATGATGGTATTGAATTCCGCGGATTTAGCCAAGAGGCAGTTGAGGATTTAGCAAAATATTCCGGCGTTCCGGTATGGAATGGGTTAACTGATCTTGCGCATCCAACGCAAATTTTAGCTGACTTTTTAACTATTGAGGAACATTTAGGACGTTTAAAAGGTGTTAAATTTGCTTTCTTAGGTGATGGTCGCAATAATATGGCGAACTCTTTAATGGAGGGGGCTGCTTTAATGGGACTTGATTTCCGAATCATTGCACCAAAAGAATTGCACCCTGACCCTGAGTTAGTCAAAGAGTGTGAAGCAATTGCTAAAGAAAATGAAGCAAAAATTATGATTACTGATGATGTTGATAAAGGTATGGAAGGTGTTGAAGTTGTTTATACTGACGTTTGGGTATCTATGGGAGAACCGGATGAAGTATGGGAACAACGGATTAAAATGTTGAAACCATATCAAGTAAATAAAGAATTAATGGCAAAAGGTGCTGAAAAAGTATTGTTCATGCACTGTTTACCAGCATTCCATGACCGATTTACTGAAGTAGGAGAAAAAATTTATGAAACCTACGGATTGGATGGAGTAGAGGTAACCGACGAAGTATTTGAAAGTAAAAACAGTATTGTTTTTGACGAAGCCGAAAACCGTCTCCATACTATTAAAGCAGTTATGGTTGCAACTTTAGGAGATTAA
- the arcA gene encoding arginine deiminase, with the protein MKPIHVFSEIGKLKKVLLHRPGEEVENLTPDLLERLLFDDIPYLKIAQEEHDAFAKILQDNGVEVVYIEKLTAETLDLSDDIKNNFIDEFLFESKIHSDNMKKSLKEYLLSMDTQAMVNKMIAGIRKTELAGYKRTTLVDVVNDFYPFITEPMPNILFTRDTFASIGNGVSFNHMYTNVRQRETLFCDYVFKYHPDFKDGNVPHWYDRDEDTYIEGGDQLVLNKETLAIGISERTESAAIEKLARKVFAHPENTFKTILAFDLPHQRSFMHLDTVFTQIDHDKFTIHAGIEGPLRIFKITSDPSSEYGLKITVESKDVQTVLSETLGRQIELIRCGNGDIIDGGREQWNDGANTLAIAPNEIIVYSRNHVTNELLANKGVKLHIMPSSELSRGRGGPRCMSMPLVREDLE; encoded by the coding sequence ATGAAACCGATTCACGTATTTTCAGAAATTGGGAAACTGAAAAAAGTATTATTGCACAGACCAGGAGAAGAAGTTGAAAACTTAACTCCGGATTTATTAGAACGTCTATTATTTGATGATATTCCGTATCTAAAGATTGCTCAGGAAGAGCATGATGCTTTTGCAAAAATTCTTCAAGATAATGGGGTAGAAGTTGTTTATATTGAAAAGTTAACTGCTGAAACTCTTGATCTCTCTGATGATATTAAAAATAATTTTATAGATGAATTTCTTTTTGAATCAAAAATTCATAGTGACAATATGAAAAAAAGTTTAAAAGAATATCTTCTTTCTATGGATACTCAAGCAATGGTTAATAAAATGATTGCTGGTATTCGTAAAACTGAGTTGGCTGGCTATAAGCGGACAACATTAGTTGATGTTGTTAATGATTTCTATCCATTTATCACTGAACCAATGCCAAACATTCTTTTTACTCGTGATACATTTGCTTCGATTGGGAATGGTGTTTCATTTAACCATATGTATACAAATGTTCGTCAACGAGAAACTTTATTCTGTGATTATGTTTTCAAATATCATCCAGATTTTAAAGATGGCAATGTACCACATTGGTATGATCGCGATGAAGATACTTATATTGAAGGTGGAGATCAACTTGTTTTAAACAAAGAAACGCTTGCAATCGGTATTTCTGAACGGACAGAGTCTGCTGCAATCGAAAAATTAGCGAGAAAAGTATTTGCTCATCCAGAAAATACTTTTAAAACAATTCTTGCTTTTGATTTGCCTCACCAACGTTCATTTATGCACTTAGATACAGTATTTACTCAGATTGACCATGATAAATTTACTATTCATGCTGGTATTGAAGGACCTTTACGTATTTTTAAAATTACTTCTGATCCATCATCTGAGTATGGTTTAAAAATTACTGTTGAAAGCAAAGATGTTCAAACCGTGTTATCTGAAACATTAGGACGTCAAATTGAATTGATTCGTTGTGGAAACGGCGATATCATCGATGGCGGACGCGAACAATGGAACGATGGTGCTAATACATTAGCAATTGCTCCAAATGAAATTATTGTTTATTCAAGAAACCATGTTACTAATGAATTATTAGCTAATAAAGGTGTTAAGTTGCACATTATGCCTTCTAGTGAGTTATCAAGAGGGCGCGGTGGACCACGTTGTATGTCTATGCCATTAGTTCGTGAAGATCTTGAATAG
- a CDS encoding M20 family metallopeptidase, which yields MKTFCNQEHQDQAVEAIKSLVAIPSVCNEDANDGTPFGADIQHALEHSLELCKQLGLETYIDPEGYYGYADYGEGEEMVGVIGHVDVVPAGDLRLWNSGPFEPVVKDGKLYGRGSQDDKGPTIAALYALKAVIDSGAVFNRKIRFIFATDEETLWRGMAQYTKKERIPELGFVPDSEFPLVFGEKGLLQLHINGTGSNTLNLSCGDAFNVVPGGAVYEGSRASELKSALDELKFEAKIDGQKVEVSGKSVHASLADQGINAIVRLAMGLLKIGEDHPMLHFLAEAVGLDGYGKNIFNGVLEDDVSGKMTVNAGMLNIDTNSSQLSVDIRIPVKISKDDVVAQITTVAKEYGLTYEEFDYVASSYVSLDAEPSITLLNVYQDLTGDTKNKPITSGGATLARTMPNFVAFGMVFPGESKTEHQANEFMVIKDMAKAMEIYAHAIYRLCCNQK from the coding sequence ATGAAAACATTCTGTAATCAAGAACATCAAGATCAAGCGGTTGAAGCAATAAAATCCCTTGTGGCAATACCGTCGGTTTGCAATGAAGATGCAAATGATGGAACTCCATTCGGAGCTGATATTCAGCACGCTTTAGAGCATTCGCTGGAATTATGTAAGCAACTTGGTCTGGAAACGTATATTGATCCTGAGGGTTATTATGGGTATGCTGATTATGGCGAAGGCGAAGAAATGGTTGGTGTAATTGGACATGTAGATGTTGTGCCGGCTGGTGATTTGCGGCTATGGAATAGCGGCCCATTTGAACCAGTAGTTAAGGATGGCAAATTGTATGGACGTGGTTCACAAGATGATAAAGGTCCTACTATTGCTGCTTTGTATGCTTTGAAAGCAGTCATTGACTCTGGTGCGGTATTCAATCGAAAAATACGATTCATTTTTGCAACTGATGAAGAAACGCTTTGGCGTGGAATGGCTCAGTATACTAAAAAAGAACGTATTCCTGAACTTGGGTTTGTTCCTGATTCAGAATTTCCTTTAGTATTTGGTGAGAAAGGTTTGTTGCAGCTCCATATAAACGGTACTGGCAGCAACACACTAAATCTTTCATGTGGTGATGCATTTAATGTTGTTCCAGGTGGTGCTGTCTATGAAGGAAGTCGTGCTTCAGAATTAAAATCTGCATTAGATGAATTAAAATTTGAAGCAAAAATAGATGGTCAAAAAGTAGAGGTATCTGGGAAATCAGTGCATGCGTCATTAGCTGACCAAGGAATTAATGCAATTGTTCGTCTGGCCATGGGATTGCTTAAAATTGGTGAAGATCATCCGATGCTGCATTTCTTAGCAGAGGCAGTGGGGTTAGATGGTTATGGTAAAAATATCTTCAATGGGGTACTTGAAGATGATGTTTCAGGTAAAATGACCGTGAATGCAGGGATGTTAAATATTGATACAAATAGCAGTCAGCTTTCAGTTGATATTCGAATCCCGGTAAAAATTAGTAAAGATGATGTGGTTGCTCAAATAACAACAGTTGCAAAAGAATATGGTTTGACGTATGAAGAGTTTGATTATGTTGCTTCAAGCTATGTTTCTTTGGATGCTGAACCATCAATAACTTTATTAAATGTCTATCAAGACTTAACTGGTGATACAAAAAATAAACCGATAACATCCGGGGGAGCGACATTAGCGCGTACAATGCCGAATTTTGTTGCTTTCGGAATGGTATTTCCTGGTGAGTCAAAAACAGAACACCAAGCAAATGAATTCATGGTAATTAAAGATATGGCAAAAGCGATGGAGATTTATGCCCATGCAATTTACCGACTTTGCTGCAATCAAAAGTAA
- the arcC gene encoding carbamate kinase, producing the protein MKIVVALGGNALEDGAAPTAENQLNVIRETVVHVANLIEAGHEVIIAHGNGPQVGRILIQNHAGRELTPELPLDVADAMSQGLIGYHIQQALDYELKKRKMPKPVVSLITQIVVDKNDAGFTNPTKPIGPFYSEAEAKALASEQGMTVKEDSGRGWRQVVASPIPQKIVELESIKTLVNNGVVVIACGGGGVPVIENDNGMFEGRPAVIDKDFASEKLAEDLNADMLIVLTAVDQVAINFNKPNQENLSHLSITEAQKYVDEGQFAPGSMLPKVQACMKFAASKAGRKALITSLEKAKEAIEGHNGTVIEA; encoded by the coding sequence ATGAAGATTGTAGTTGCTTTAGGCGGTAACGCACTTGAAGATGGTGCGGCACCAACAGCAGAAAATCAATTAAATGTTATTCGGGAAACGGTCGTTCATGTTGCCAATCTCATTGAAGCTGGGCATGAAGTTATTATTGCTCATGGCAATGGCCCGCAGGTGGGACGGATTCTTATCCAAAACCACGCTGGTCGTGAACTGACTCCGGAATTACCATTGGATGTTGCAGATGCAATGAGTCAAGGGTTAATTGGTTATCACATTCAACAGGCATTGGATTATGAATTAAAAAAACGTAAAATGCCTAAACCAGTGGTATCATTAATTACCCAAATCGTTGTTGATAAAAACGATGCCGGCTTTACTAATCCAACAAAGCCGATTGGTCCATTCTATAGTGAAGCCGAAGCGAAAGCTTTGGCGAGTGAACAAGGAATGACGGTGAAAGAAGATTCAGGACGTGGTTGGCGTCAGGTTGTTGCTTCACCAATTCCACAGAAAATTGTTGAACTTGAAAGTATAAAAACTTTAGTTAATAATGGTGTTGTGGTTATTGCGTGTGGTGGCGGCGGAGTTCCGGTTATTGAAAATGATAACGGTATGTTTGAAGGCCGTCCGGCTGTTATTGATAAAGATTTTGCCAGCGAAAAGCTAGCGGAAGATTTAAATGCTGATATGTTAATTGTGTTAACAGCAGTTGATCAAGTTGCTATTAATTTTAATAAACCAAATCAGGAAAACTTAAGTCATTTATCAATTACAGAAGCACAAAAATATGTTGACGAAGGTCAATTTGCACCTGGCAGCATGTTACCAAAAGTGCAGGCTTGTATGAAGTTTGCGGCAAGCAAAGCTGGCCGCAAAGCCTTAATTACTTCGCTTGAAAAAGCAAAAGAAGCAATTGAGGGGCATAATGGTACGGTTATTGAAGCGTAA
- the yfmF gene encoding EF-P 5-aminopentanol modification-associated protein YfmF gives MIVNKQEWQGLNINTIQTEKFKTLTFIVQFKNKLKADSVAARSLATILLKKATKKYPSNKALQKYLDTLYGARLTSSISRKGDLHQTAIQLTVLNPAYVADESYTIESIIQFLYEVIYQPAEENGGFLNDEFTVEKRNLEETIKATYNDKIQYSLQRLNDIMCADEPYIVRAYGVLEDYGKLTAANVFQYYKKMLAEDEIKISIIGDLAELPIESMFKTIFPVQENHKEKIQMEFFPKIISEVKAEIEHQDITQSKLNIGLRTNIFTNSSMYFAMKVAIGILGGFPHSKLFTNVREKASLAYYASSYYDGSNGMAIIYAGIEAQNLTKADAIIREQITDMLNGTFSDEDLSMTKRSMINDLREAADSVGGMSTLVDAIESLPAIYSLEDWLAAFDRVTRADVVSAMQHVQIDTTYILTSEGEVQ, from the coding sequence ATGATAGTAAACAAACAAGAATGGCAAGGTTTAAATATTAATACAATTCAAACTGAAAAATTTAAAACACTAACATTTATTGTCCAATTTAAAAATAAGTTGAAAGCTGATTCAGTTGCAGCCCGTAGCCTGGCAACAATTTTGCTAAAAAAGGCAACCAAAAAATATCCGAGCAATAAGGCATTGCAAAAATATTTGGATACTCTTTATGGTGCGCGACTGACCAGCTCAATTAGCCGCAAAGGGGATTTGCATCAGACTGCAATTCAATTGACAGTATTAAATCCGGCATATGTTGCGGATGAAAGCTATACAATTGAATCAATTATCCAGTTTTTATATGAGGTTATTTATCAACCAGCAGAAGAAAATGGTGGATTTTTAAATGATGAGTTCACAGTTGAAAAACGGAATCTTGAGGAAACAATCAAGGCCACATATAATGATAAAATTCAATATAGTTTGCAACGCTTAAATGATATTATGTGTGCTGATGAACCATATATCGTGCGCGCATATGGAGTGCTAGAGGATTATGGAAAATTGACTGCCGCAAATGTTTTTCAGTATTATAAAAAAATGCTAGCGGAAGATGAAATTAAAATTTCAATAATTGGGGATCTTGCGGAATTACCGATTGAATCTATGTTTAAGACTATTTTTCCGGTGCAAGAAAATCATAAGGAAAAAATCCAGATGGAATTCTTTCCGAAGATTATTTCCGAAGTGAAAGCTGAAATTGAACATCAGGATATTACTCAGAGTAAACTGAACATCGGATTACGAACAAATATATTTACCAATAGTTCAATGTACTTTGCGATGAAAGTTGCTATTGGTATTTTAGGTGGCTTTCCACACTCAAAACTATTTACTAATGTTCGTGAAAAAGCTTCATTGGCATACTATGCGAGCAGTTATTATGATGGATCTAATGGTATGGCAATTATTTATGCTGGAATTGAGGCGCAAAATTTAACCAAGGCTGATGCAATTATTCGGGAACAAATTACAGATATGTTGAATGGAACATTTAGTGATGAAGATTTAAGCATGACCAAACGTTCAATGATTAATGATTTGCGTGAAGCCGCTGATTCTGTTGGCGGTATGAGCACATTGGTAGATGCTATTGAGAGTCTTCCAGCTATTTATTCATTGGAAGACTGGTTGGCAGCATTTGACCGGGTTACCCGCGCCGATGTAGTCAGCGCAATGCAACATGTACAAATTGATACCACATATATTTTAACATCAGAAGGTGAGGTGCAGTAA
- the glmM gene encoding phosphoglucosamine mutase has translation MGKYFGTDGVRGIANGYLTADLALKLGQAFGYILFTQNKRTEKPTVVIGKDTRISGDMLENALVAGFLSTGVDVVLLGVTSTPAVAYLTRTLNAAAGAMISASHNPFIDNGIKFFGADGFKIADNIEATIEQYIDGTLDMPVRPFPEQLGVTLDNQQGSQKYLKYLTQTVDSNFDGLHVALDCANGSTSNLAAKLFSMLDAKVSVMGNQPNGININDKVGSTHPEHLAQFVLDTQADIGLAFDGDGDRLIVVDEKGNVRDGDYILYICGKYLNNEGRLINHTIVSTVMANLGYYRTLEAQGLSSVQTDVGDRHVAQAMIQGGYNLGGEQSGHIIFLEHSTTGDGLLTAIQLVQILKKTGVSISELADEMQKFPQLLKNLHVEDKEKVMNNRTLNLAINEVEKVMNGNGRVLVRPSGTEPLIRIMVEAENDALCEKYVEYLSEAIKTIK, from the coding sequence ATGGGAAAATATTTTGGAACAGATGGCGTACGTGGTATTGCCAATGGTTACTTAACTGCTGATTTAGCATTGAAATTAGGGCAAGCATTTGGATATATCTTGTTTACCCAAAATAAGCGTACTGAAAAACCAACCGTAGTTATTGGTAAAGACACACGTATCTCTGGTGATATGCTAGAGAATGCTTTGGTTGCCGGGTTTTTGAGTACCGGAGTAGATGTTGTATTGCTTGGAGTAACAAGTACACCGGCAGTTGCATATCTAACTAGAACATTAAATGCTGCAGCCGGAGCAATGATTTCAGCATCACACAATCCGTTTATTGATAATGGTATTAAATTTTTTGGTGCGGATGGCTTTAAAATTGCTGATAATATTGAAGCAACAATTGAGCAATATATTGATGGTACATTGGATATGCCAGTGCGTCCATTCCCTGAGCAATTAGGAGTTACCTTAGACAATCAACAAGGCAGCCAAAAATATCTTAAATATTTAACTCAAACTGTTGACTCAAATTTTGATGGTTTGCATGTAGCTTTGGATTGTGCCAACGGCTCAACAAGTAATTTAGCAGCTAAATTATTTTCAATGCTTGATGCTAAGGTTTCTGTTATGGGAAATCAACCTAATGGAATTAACATTAATGATAAAGTTGGTTCAACTCATCCTGAACATTTAGCACAGTTTGTTTTAGACACTCAGGCTGATATTGGATTGGCATTTGATGGTGATGGTGATCGCCTGATTGTTGTAGATGAAAAAGGAAATGTCCGTGATGGAGATTATATTTTATATATCTGTGGAAAATATTTGAACAATGAAGGTCGCCTTATCAACCACACAATTGTTTCAACGGTAATGGCAAATTTAGGATATTATCGTACGCTCGAAGCTCAAGGGCTTTCAAGCGTACAAACTGATGTTGGTGACCGACATGTTGCGCAAGCGATGATTCAAGGCGGTTATAATCTTGGCGGTGAACAATCAGGGCATATTATTTTCTTAGAACACTCAACAACCGGCGATGGCTTATTGACTGCTATTCAATTGGTACAAATTCTTAAAAAGACTGGTGTGTCTATTTCTGAATTAGCTGATGAAATGCAAAAATTTCCGCAATTACTTAAAAACTTACACGTTGAAGATAAGGAGAAGGTTATGAATAACCGCACCCTTAATCTGGCAATTAATGAAGTTGAAAAAGTAATGAACGGAAATGGTCGGGTATTAGTGCGACCAAGTGGAACTGAGCCACTAATTCGAATTATGGTTGAGGCTGAAAATGATGCTTTATGCGAAAAATATGTTGAATATTTAAGTGAAGCAATTAAAACAATTAAGTAA
- a CDS encoding CdaR family protein, with protein sequence MSNNDLNQKYPTGEGQNEEQNPATNPSKAKKVKKEKQKKQVREKATKVKTKAKAANKRTVDGYRKRMSQRFFAILRSISDKFEQLFINNKFAVIISLVAALVLFFTANQFGYLGIFNKSGEIITDIPVTQNYDKENYVVEGLPDYADMTLIGDDSVISMTKSLHEYDVYVNLEGLTPGEHTVDLQVKNINANLTAQLNPARVKVTIMPKVSATFPISSQIINEQNLESGKTLDNVVLAQNDITLRGAQKDLDTIAYVKAMVDANDVNASVEENQSKEIDGRAKIVAFDANGNAITSVVATPTSVDYTATLASVPTKYVDVKVVFTGTPADGKAIESYELDKQSVTVVGSDREALNKLQFVEVEVDVTGYSDTVTIPANITLPQINGISRVVPQSVSVTVKFGAAETKTFQGVNINYSGIGDGLSATATSNIKVDITVTGTKETLAGITADDFNVSIDLSNLSAGVHTVPLKVSGPSIVQYTYSPKQIEVNIVSSQ encoded by the coding sequence GTGAGTAATAATGATCTTAATCAAAAATATCCTACCGGTGAAGGGCAAAACGAGGAGCAGAATCCTGCAACTAATCCTTCAAAGGCTAAAAAAGTGAAAAAAGAAAAACAGAAAAAACAAGTACGTGAAAAAGCTACAAAAGTAAAAACTAAAGCAAAGGCAGCCAATAAGCGCACTGTTGATGGCTACCGTAAACGGATGAGTCAACGATTCTTCGCAATTTTGCGTTCAATCAGCGATAAGTTTGAACAATTATTTATTAATAATAAGTTTGCAGTTATCATTTCTTTAGTTGCTGCTCTGGTATTATTCTTTACAGCTAATCAATTTGGTTACCTGGGAATATTCAACAAATCTGGTGAGATAATTACTGATATACCGGTTACTCAAAACTACGACAAAGAAAACTATGTGGTTGAAGGGCTGCCGGATTATGCAGATATGACATTAATAGGGGATGATTCAGTCATTTCGATGACTAAATCACTTCATGAATATGATGTTTATGTAAACCTGGAAGGTCTTACTCCAGGGGAACATACAGTTGACTTGCAAGTTAAGAATATTAATGCTAATTTAACTGCTCAATTAAATCCGGCAAGGGTTAAGGTTACAATAATGCCTAAGGTTTCAGCAACCTTCCCGATAAGTTCGCAGATTATTAATGAGCAAAATCTTGAATCCGGTAAAACACTTGATAATGTTGTATTAGCTCAAAATGATATAACCTTACGCGGGGCCCAAAAAGATTTAGATACGATTGCATATGTAAAAGCTATGGTCGATGCTAATGATGTAAATGCATCAGTAGAAGAAAACCAAAGTAAAGAGATCGATGGCCGTGCCAAGATTGTTGCCTTTGATGCAAACGGTAATGCGATTACTAGCGTAGTTGCAACACCTACAAGCGTTGACTATACCGCAACATTGGCTTCAGTACCAACAAAATATGTGGATGTGAAGGTGGTCTTTACCGGAACACCTGCAGATGGTAAAGCTATTGAATCATATGAACTTGATAAGCAATCAGTAACTGTCGTCGGCAGCGACCGGGAAGCATTGAATAAACTTCAATTTGTTGAAGTAGAAGTCGATGTTACTGGCTATAGCGATACAGTAACTATTCCAGCTAATATTACCTTACCGCAAATTAATGGTATTTCACGGGTTGTTCCGCAATCAGTATCAGTTACAGTTAAGTTCGGCGCTGCTGAAACTAAAACTTTCCAAGGAGTGAATATTAATTATTCAGGAATTGGTGACGGACTTTCAGCAACTGCAACCAGTAACATAAAAGTTGATATTACCGTAACTGGAACAAAGGAAACTTTAGCAGGAATTACGGCCGATGACTTCAATGTTTCAATTGACTTAAGCAATTTGAGTGCTGGTGTTCATACTGTACCATTAAAGGTAAGCGGTCCTTCAATTGTGCAATATACATATTCACCAAAACAAATTGAGGTTAATATTGTATCTTCGCAATAA
- a CDS encoding YfcC family protein, which translates to MNEDKKKKRFKMPTSYTVLFLIIIVLAILTWIIPAGRYDTVGNWTSEIPVSLKAGDVLKLKFEPTGGDTSSQEVTLTVGDTDPVTSGEITINPVAVDDTEISGDAAPGDSVSITWPDNSNSVAISEDTGDYIGGTYHSTEQSPQGFWEVAMAPINGMLGTDSTGGAIEVSLFVLIIGGFLGVVTKTGAIDAGIGAVVKANKGREKLLIPILMAIFALGGTTYGMAEETMAFYPLLIPVMIAAGFDTMTAVSIILIGAGVGVLGSTVNPFATGVASQAVGLSPGDGIIWRLLILALSLGVGIWFVYRYASKVEKDPSKSMVAENWEDDKKHFALSEEAGNGLSGKQKWVLIIFGVTFVIMIASLVPWDMIIPGFDFFINVNDWIHSIPIIGNLVGQDSLPLGSWYFREITMLFLVMAIVIGFVSRQKETVFIDSFIDGARDLLGVAFIIGLARGIQVIMNDGQMTATVLYWGSQALQGLPAAAFGVLTYVFYIPMSFLIPSTSGLASATMTIMGPLGTFVGVDPSVVITAFQSASGIVNLITPTSAVVMGALAIGRIEYGKWLKFTWPLLVILFVISAVVIAAASIFSGVI; encoded by the coding sequence ATGAACGAGGACAAAAAGAAAAAGAGATTTAAAATGCCCACTTCCTATACGGTATTGTTTCTAATTATTATTGTATTAGCAATATTAACCTGGATTATTCCAGCTGGTAGATATGATACTGTAGGAAACTGGACAAGTGAAATCCCGGTAAGTTTAAAAGCCGGGGATGTACTAAAGTTAAAATTTGAGCCTACCGGCGGTGACACTTCTTCGCAAGAAGTGACATTGACCGTAGGTGATACTGATCCGGTTACTTCCGGAGAAATTACTATTAATCCGGTAGCGGTTGATGATACAGAAATTTCTGGTGATGCGGCACCTGGTGATAGTGTAAGTATTACCTGGCCTGACAATAGCAATAGTGTAGCTATTTCAGAAGATACCGGAGATTATATTGGTGGTACTTATCATTCAACTGAACAAAGTCCACAAGGGTTCTGGGAAGTTGCTATGGCACCAATTAATGGTATGTTAGGTACTGATTCAACCGGTGGAGCTATTGAAGTATCGCTCTTTGTGTTGATTATTGGTGGATTCTTAGGTGTCGTTACTAAAACTGGAGCAATTGATGCAGGAATCGGTGCGGTTGTAAAAGCCAATAAAGGACGGGAAAAACTATTGATTCCAATCCTGATGGCAATATTTGCTTTAGGTGGAACCACATATGGTATGGCTGAGGAAACAATGGCGTTTTATCCATTGTTAATCCCGGTAATGATTGCCGCTGGCTTTGATACGATGACCGCCGTCTCGATTATATTAATCGGTGCCGGCGTCGGGGTGCTTGGTTCAACGGTTAACCCGTTTGCAACTGGGGTGGCCTCACAAGCGGTTGGTCTATCACCTGGTGATGGTATTATATGGCGTTTGCTAATTCTTGCGCTTTCATTAGGAGTAGGTATTTGGTTTGTGTATCGGTATGCTTCAAAAGTTGAAAAAGACCCTAGCAAATCAATGGTTGCTGAGAACTGGGAAGATGATAAAAAACATTTTGCCTTAAGTGAAGAGGCTGGTAACGGATTGAGCGGCAAACAGAAATGGGTGCTGATTATATTCGGGGTGACCTTTGTCATAATGATCGCCTCACTGGTACCATGGGATATGATTATTCCGGGATTTGACTTCTTTATTAATGTTAATGACTGGATTCATTCAATTCCAATTATTGGTAACTTGGTTGGGCAAGATTCATTACCGCTTGGTTCTTGGTACTTCCGTGAAATCACGATGCTATTCTTAGTAATGGCAATTGTTATTGGTTTTGTTTCACGTCAAAAAGAAACTGTATTCATTGATTCATTCATCGATGGTGCGCGTGATTTATTAGGTGTTGCATTTATCATTGGTTTGGCACGTGGTATTCAAGTTATTATGAACGATGGTCAAATGACTGCAACTGTGTTGTATTGGGGTTCACAAGCCTTGCAAGGCTTGCCGGCAGCGGCATTCGGGGTACTAACATATGTATTCTATATACCAATGTCATTCTTAATTCCATCAACTTCAGGTTTAGCGAGTGCGACGATGACCATTATGGGTCCACTGGGAACCTTTGTAGGTGTTGATCCTTCGGTAGTAATTACTGCCTTCCAGTCAGCCAGTGGTATTGTTAACCTGATTACACCGACTAGTGCGGTTGTAATGGGGGCACTGGCAATTGGTCGAATTGAGTATGGTAAGTGGTTGAAATTTACTTGGCCACTGCTCGTAATTCTTTTCGTTATCAGTGCTGTAGTTATTGCTGCTGCATCGATATTCTCAGGAGTTATTTAA